A DNA window from uncultured Methanoregula sp. contains the following coding sequences:
- a CDS encoding winged helix-turn-helix domain-containing protein produces MMYNLVSFVSRGSVRRKVLKGLLKPNTPTELAKVLGIARSAVSRSISALEKVGLVECLTPDENMNRYYQTTEIGKKVVDLIEGNK; encoded by the coding sequence ATGATGTATAATCTCGTAAGTTTCGTTTCCCGCGGAAGCGTGAGGAGAAAAGTTCTCAAGGGACTTCTCAAGCCAAACACGCCAACCGAACTTGCGAAAGTTCTTGGCATTGCACGATCAGCCGTGAGCCGTTCCATTTCGGCGCTTGAGAAAGTGGGTCTTGTTGAATGTCTCACGCCAGATGAAAACATGAACCGCTATTACCAGACAACCGAAATTGGAAAGAAAGTTGTTGATTTGATTGAAGGAAATAAGTGA
- a CDS encoding nucleotidyltransferase domain-containing protein — translation MKNTPVYTLSLNIANPNIPMPEKIIRRFCRKWKICSFRFYGSIMREDFRPDSDIDVLVEYRPDAHHTIHDLSMMRRELEHLFGRNVDLADRRSVEASPNYIRRKGILSGKPPVLRQMSYLLDMLIWARAIQDLKRNGKDTIDQDEMTLHAISFNVRQFVASAGRVDAITRIRLPQIPWDILDEACQEFEENPFDHESLTMNTIARDVIPLTIPILVEVIPREDEI, via the coding sequence ATGAAAAACACTCCGGTGTATACCCTGTCACTCAACATTGCCAACCCCAATATCCCGATGCCGGAAAAGATCATCAGGAGATTCTGCAGGAAATGGAAAATCTGTTCGTTCCGGTTTTATGGCTCCATCATGCGGGAAGATTTCCGCCCGGATAGTGACATCGATGTGCTCGTGGAATACCGGCCCGATGCCCATCACACTATTCATGATCTGTCCATGATGAGAAGAGAACTTGAACATCTCTTCGGGCGCAACGTTGATCTTGCCGATCGCAGATCCGTTGAAGCGAGCCCGAACTATATCCGCCGTAAAGGGATTCTTTCAGGAAAGCCCCCGGTCCTCCGCCAGATGTCTTACCTGCTTGATATGCTCATCTGGGCCCGGGCAATCCAGGATCTCAAAAGAAACGGTAAGGACACGATCGATCAGGACGAAATGACGTTACATGCCATCAGTTTCAATGTCCGCCAGTTCGTTGCTTCTGCAGGACGAGTCGATGCCATAACAAGAATCCGTCTGCCGCAGATCCCGTGGGACATTCTCGATGAGGCCTGCCAGGAATTTGAAGAAAATCCCTTTGACCATGAGAGTTTGACGATGAATACGATCGCCCGGGATGTTATCCCTCTTACAATTCCAATCCTTGTGGAAGTCATACCGCGTGAAGATGAAATCTGA
- a CDS encoding PIN domain-containing protein, whose product MKIYLDVCCLCRPFDTHRETRIRRETEAILSILKRCSLDWELVTSTAVLYEIGFIGDPVRRYQVMGLIQRAREMIRIDQTLVSRSEVIGKTGVMGMDAIHIACAKKAGAIFLTTDDTVKRL is encoded by the coding sequence GTGAAGATCTACCTGGACGTCTGCTGTCTGTGCCGGCCTTTCGATACTCATCGTGAAACAAGAATCCGCCGGGAAACAGAAGCTATTCTTTCAATTCTCAAACGGTGTTCCCTGGACTGGGAACTTGTCACGAGCACCGCAGTGCTGTACGAGATTGGCTTCATTGGGGATCCGGTCAGGAGATATCAGGTCATGGGTCTGATTCAACGAGCCCGGGAAATGATAAGAATTGATCAAACCCTGGTATCCCGTTCAGAAGTTATCGGGAAGACCGGCGTTATGGGAATGGATGCAATTCATATCGCATGCGCAAAGAAAGCCGGTGCAATCTTCCTGACAACTGATGACACGGTAAAAAGATTATGA
- a CDS encoding ATP-binding protein — protein sequence MIPAPHLEELVLSQKETFLARDPGIPREIATERFMKTGAIVVITGIRRCGKSTLMRQLSAQYSDFLYINFDDDRLMDFSLADFPALMLVFEKISPGTKVIFIDEIQNVAGWERFIRRIHDEGYKVFLTGSNANLLSAELGTHLTGRYAKITLYPFSFRECLRFRSIGTDRITVKKKAAILAEFDRYLAGGGFPEYLKYGDPEYLKRIYDDILFRDIISRFGIREIKGFRQLAHYIFTNTANAASYNALKNTLGIKSVVSVRDYVGFLEEAYLIFEIFRYDFSLKKQYVNEKKLYCIDTGLRNAVAFRFSEDRGRILENIVFIELIRRGKTVYFFKNPGECDFITEERGKIIAAIQVCFDLSRENRDREISGLTGAMAMHDLAEGTILTYHQEEIIRLDTRIIRVLPVWKWLIGYRDDEAGTPESAARHS from the coding sequence ATGATCCCGGCACCGCACCTCGAAGAACTGGTACTCAGCCAGAAAGAAACATTCCTGGCCCGGGACCCGGGCATACCCCGGGAGATAGCAACAGAACGGTTCATGAAGACCGGCGCAATCGTCGTGATAACCGGTATCCGGCGGTGCGGCAAATCCACGCTCATGCGCCAGCTGTCGGCGCAGTACAGCGATTTTTTATACATCAACTTCGATGACGACCGGCTCATGGACTTTTCCCTCGCGGATTTTCCTGCCCTGATGCTGGTATTCGAAAAGATCTCCCCGGGCACAAAAGTCATCTTCATCGACGAGATCCAGAATGTCGCGGGCTGGGAGCGGTTCATCCGGCGGATCCATGACGAGGGGTACAAGGTCTTCCTTACCGGCTCCAATGCAAATCTCCTCTCGGCTGAACTCGGGACACATCTCACCGGGCGGTATGCCAAGATCACCCTGTACCCGTTCTCGTTCCGGGAATGCCTGCGGTTCAGGTCGATTGGCACCGACCGGATCACCGTGAAGAAGAAAGCAGCAATCCTCGCGGAGTTCGACCGGTATCTTGCCGGTGGCGGATTCCCCGAGTACCTGAAATACGGGGATCCTGAATACCTCAAACGGATCTATGATGACATCCTGTTCCGGGACATCATCAGCCGGTTCGGGATCCGGGAGATCAAGGGGTTCCGGCAACTTGCCCATTATATCTTCACCAATACGGCTAACGCCGCGAGCTACAATGCCCTGAAAAATACGCTCGGGATTAAAAGCGTTGTATCGGTCCGGGACTATGTCGGGTTCCTGGAAGAAGCGTACCTTATCTTCGAGATCTTCCGGTACGATTTCTCCTTAAAAAAGCAGTATGTCAATGAAAAGAAACTCTATTGCATCGACACCGGTCTGCGTAATGCGGTTGCATTCCGGTTTTCAGAGGACAGGGGAAGGATTCTTGAAAATATTGTTTTCATTGAACTCATTCGCCGGGGAAAAACCGTGTATTTCTTTAAAAACCCCGGGGAATGCGACTTTATCACGGAAGAGCGGGGAAAGATTATTGCGGCAATCCAGGTCTGTTTTGATCTCTCGCGGGAGAACCGTGACCGGGAAATAAGCGGCCTTACCGGTGCAATGGCGATGCATGATCTGGCCGAAGGTACCATTCTGACATACCACCAGGAAGAGATCATCAGGCTGGATACGAGAATCATACGGGTGCTGCCGGTCTGGAAATGGCTCATCGGATACCGGGATGATGAAGCCGGTACTCCGGAATCAGCAGCCAGACATTCGTAA
- a CDS encoding SRPBCC domain-containing protein has translation MMKELRSEIEIQASAERVWNILTDFAVFPQWNPFIRQADGPVRVGGQLRVTIQPSGKGGMKFRPVILTAEPGRELRWLGHLLVPGLFDGEHIFKIEPSGPGRVRFIQREIFNGLLVPLFSRGLDTDTQRGFDEMNRALKVRAEQAME, from the coding sequence ATGATGAAGGAACTCAGAAGCGAGATTGAGATCCAGGCATCTGCCGAACGGGTATGGAACATCCTCACCGACTTTGCCGTTTTTCCGCAATGGAACCCGTTCATCCGGCAGGCAGATGGTCCTGTCCGGGTGGGGGGGCAGCTCCGCGTTACTATTCAGCCCTCTGGTAAGGGAGGAATGAAGTTTCGTCCGGTTATTCTCACTGCTGAACCCGGCCGGGAGTTGCGGTGGCTGGGTCATCTTCTCGTACCGGGACTCTTTGATGGTGAGCATATCTTCAAGATCGAACCCTCAGGACCCGGGCGGGTTCGTTTTATCCAGCGTGAAATCTTTAACGGTCTGCTCGTCCCGTTGTTTTCCCGGGGACTGGATACTGATACCCAAAGAGGCTTTGATGAGATGAACCGGGCCCTGAAAGTCCGGGCCGAGCAGGCTATGGAATAA
- a CDS encoding aspartate/glutamate racemase family protein has protein sequence MHPRASGLLLFILVLLSLIVSGCTAPQVKTAGPAATPTPTLLPAAPGEMKTIGIIGGVGWSSSLVYYRIMNERVQETLGGDNSAKIVMYSIEFGEFSKQERLATAGNWTPLNATLIDAARRLKYGGADFIVIGSNTLNSRAGLIEQETGLPVLRIYDVTAGKVNRSGIKKVALLGTKFTMEEPYYNDALAKYGITVVTPNATERDYINTVIFDQLVRNDIRNDARKEYVRIINRLIDEEGARGVILGCTEIPLLIEQKDVNVPVFDTTRIHAEAAVDYALGRA, from the coding sequence ATGCATCCCAGAGCCAGCGGCCTTCTCCTCTTCATCCTCGTTCTCCTGTCGCTTATCGTAAGCGGCTGCACTGCCCCGCAGGTAAAAACAGCCGGGCCGGCCGCAACGCCGACCCCCACTCTCCTGCCCGCAGCCCCGGGCGAGATGAAGACGATCGGGATCATCGGCGGAGTAGGCTGGTCCTCCTCGCTCGTGTATTACCGGATCATGAACGAGCGGGTCCAGGAGACCCTCGGGGGTGACAACTCGGCAAAGATCGTGATGTACTCGATCGAGTTCGGCGAGTTCTCGAAACAGGAGCGACTGGCAACTGCCGGGAACTGGACGCCCCTCAATGCAACGCTCATCGACGCTGCCCGGCGGCTGAAGTACGGTGGGGCGGATTTCATCGTGATCGGGTCGAACACCCTGAATTCCCGGGCAGGCCTCATCGAGCAGGAGACCGGTCTTCCCGTTCTCCGGATCTACGATGTGACCGCCGGCAAAGTAAACCGGAGCGGGATAAAGAAAGTCGCGCTGCTCGGCACGAAGTTCACCATGGAGGAGCCCTATTACAACGACGCGCTCGCGAAGTATGGCATCACGGTCGTAACGCCCAATGCTACCGAGCGGGATTATATCAATACGGTCATCTTCGACCAGCTGGTCAGGAACGATATCCGTAATGATGCACGAAAAGAATATGTCCGGATCATCAACCGGCTCATTGACGAGGAGGGTGCTCGGGGGGTAATTCTGGGCTGCACCGAGATCCCGCTCTTAATCGAGCAGAAGGACGTGAACGTGCCGGTCTTTGACACGACCCGGATCCATGCGGAGGCAGCAGTCGATTATGCCCTGGGCCGGGCATGA
- a CDS encoding helix-turn-helix domain-containing protein, with the protein MQPAGPYMSPAGELPGSPETEPAPDESGNAPEDVIILEAGKEQAQKFTRAISHPVASDVLQLLKESGPMRLSDIAEKLGRELNATKYPVGLLMDAGLLEISNTRYSIKGRKVNMYRMKNQIFIVAPSMTDRKQIMKSVVRYGAFLGLYICVALVFLLVLPVTAISGPVSFAGALFPGVVVTEPVVLSGLLGNYLLSLLLAAVVTVAVLIIYSVLAGRNRPDDPSGN; encoded by the coding sequence ATGCAACCGGCAGGCCCGTACATGTCCCCGGCCGGGGAACTTCCGGGCTCTCCTGAAACGGAGCCGGCCCCGGATGAATCCGGGAATGCGCCTGAGGATGTCATCATCCTTGAAGCCGGAAAAGAGCAGGCCCAGAAGTTCACACGGGCAATCTCGCACCCGGTAGCTTCCGATGTCCTCCAGCTCCTTAAGGAATCCGGCCCCATGCGTCTGTCGGATATTGCCGAGAAGCTGGGCCGGGAACTGAATGCAACCAAGTACCCGGTCGGCCTCCTGATGGATGCCGGCCTCCTCGAGATCTCCAATACCCGGTACAGCATCAAGGGCCGCAAGGTGAACATGTACCGGATGAAGAACCAGATCTTCATCGTGGCACCGTCTATGACCGACCGGAAGCAGATCATGAAGTCCGTTGTCCGGTACGGGGCGTTCCTCGGCCTGTACATCTGTGTCGCGCTTGTCTTCCTCTTAGTCCTCCCGGTGACGGCAATCTCCGGGCCGGTCTCGTTTGCCGGGGCCCTCTTCCCGGGCGTTGTGGTTACGGAACCGGTCGTCCTCTCCGGTCTCCTCGGGAATTACCTCCTGTCCCTCCTGCTCGCCGCAGTGGTCACCGTGGCCGTGCTCATCATCTATTCCGTGCTTGCAGGCCGGAACCGGCCGGACGATCCGTCCGGCAACTGA
- a CDS encoding GrpB family protein codes for MSFEELGRLFPIILSEHDPGWAGLYAAEQDRIVGAVGRENIVRISHYGSTSIPGLIAKPTIDILIELKDTTDTVAFIRNLTGIGYGYTPQPRNPPPHMMFMRGYSPQGFKGQAYHIHVRYSGDWDELIFRDYLAAHPETAQEYADIKIRLKEKYEFDREAYTRGKTEFIRAVVQKARATNCNFHR; via the coding sequence ATGAGCTTTGAAGAACTCGGGAGGCTCTTTCCCATCATTCTATCAGAGCATGACCCGGGTTGGGCCGGGTTGTACGCGGCAGAACAGGATCGCATTGTAGGGGCAGTCGGCAGGGAAAACATCGTAAGGATTTCACATTATGGCAGTACATCCATCCCAGGTCTAATTGCAAAGCCGACCATCGATATCCTAATCGAACTTAAGGATACCACTGATACAGTTGCATTTATAAGAAACTTGACTGGCATCGGGTACGGCTACACTCCTCAGCCTCGCAATCCGCCACCGCACATGATGTTCATGAGAGGTTATTCGCCCCAGGGTTTTAAAGGGCAGGCTTACCACATCCATGTCAGATATAGCGGTGACTGGGATGAACTGATCTTCCGGGATTATTTAGCAGCTCACCCGGAGACTGCACAAGAATATGCCGATATAAAAATCCGATTAAAAGAAAAATACGAGTTTGATCGCGAAGCCTATACCCGGGGGAAAACGGAATTTATCCGGGCCGTAGTGCAAAAAGCAAGAGCAACAAACTGCAATTTTCACCGTTAA
- a CDS encoding pyridoxamine 5'-phosphate oxidase family protein, with translation MVALTTEIRESLAGTKTLFLATSSQNRVPNVVPIGAFRLLDDETLLISDQYFNKTLQNILENPVVALSWWGEKGGYQIKGPVTLHTNDGIFQEDVAWMKEIRPSLKPKSAVVLKIAEVYHVKPGADAGKKIL, from the coding sequence ATGGTAGCACTGACAACGGAGATCCGGGAGTCGCTTGCCGGGACAAAGACCCTGTTCCTGGCCACCTCGTCGCAGAACCGCGTGCCGAACGTAGTCCCGATCGGGGCCTTCAGGCTCCTTGACGATGAAACCCTGCTCATATCGGACCAGTACTTCAACAAGACCCTGCAGAACATACTGGAGAACCCGGTGGTAGCCCTCTCCTGGTGGGGAGAGAAGGGCGGTTACCAGATCAAGGGGCCCGTGACCCTCCACACAAACGACGGTATCTTCCAAGAGGATGTGGCATGGATGAAGGAGATCAGGCCCAGCCTTAAACCAAAGTCCGCAGTTGTCCTGAAGATAGCCGAAGTCTACCACGTGAAGCCCGGCGCCGATGCCGGAAAGAAGATACTCTGA
- a CDS encoding PrsW family glutamic-type intramembrane protease, whose translation MDIASVLACFLPTIFLAAFIGHTGRRTILYLLWGALASLPVIGLAFFISGDITNPRMAAGTISPLIVTLSPLIEEFFKALPIVIPVILGYRYNNRDILVFAMASGIGFSMVENIWMIDQLSFTAILFRSFSTSLMHATTSGIIGYGMVLIRDYHKKALPALLLGFFMVAVVIHAFFNLIYYYLNTAGAGAPLFLPLTLSLFIIPFLLFFFLLVCYHVDLPTLFRPDPDPWDFNPPP comes from the coding sequence ATGGATATCGCGTCAGTTCTTGCGTGTTTCCTGCCAACCATCTTCCTTGCGGCCTTCATCGGCCACACGGGCAGGCGCACGATCCTGTACCTTCTCTGGGGAGCGCTTGCATCCCTGCCGGTCATCGGTCTTGCATTCTTCATCTCAGGCGATATCACGAATCCCCGGATGGCGGCAGGCACCATCTCGCCGCTCATCGTGACCCTCTCCCCGCTCATCGAGGAATTTTTCAAAGCCCTGCCGATTGTAATCCCGGTCATCCTTGGTTACCGTTACAACAACCGGGACATCCTGGTCTTTGCCATGGCCTCCGGCATCGGCTTTTCCATGGTCGAGAACATCTGGATGATCGACCAGCTGAGCTTTACCGCCATCTTGTTCCGGTCCTTCTCCACGTCCCTGATGCATGCCACGACCAGCGGGATCATCGGCTATGGCATGGTCCTGATCCGGGATTACCACAAAAAAGCGCTGCCGGCCCTCCTTCTTGGGTTTTTCATGGTGGCAGTCGTCATCCACGCGTTCTTCAACCTGATCTACTATTACCTGAACACAGCCGGCGCAGGAGCCCCGCTCTTCCTGCCGCTCACGCTCTCCCTGTTCATCATCCCGTTCCTGCTCTTTTTTTTCCTGCTCGTCTGCTATCACGTGGATCTCCCCACGCTCTTCCGGCCCGATCCGGACCCGTGGGATTTCAATCCCCCGCCCTGA
- a CDS encoding ABC transporter ATP-binding protein, with amino-acid sequence MEKSGMTPGRGYGYNRFLLAICSARPLAYLAVVLLSISGTLFAIVSPLIMRSLIDDVLIGKNSLLLLPLLAAMAGVFLVSALSNYLSARVKGTLYIDLYRIFSSRIFSHLQRADYMLVRKFRTGDLLTRVTGNMTTIVQTAIRTLPQILVICIGIVLPLLIMLSMDAFLAAVVILPSVLFVFSSAYFGKRMKAAQRPVLDAEAGIQSYLKEILPTAPLIRVFGLAGWADANYDRHFQAFKDTSVPVIRLSSLSAATTMLIYSVPTLLILSIGSISVLEGTITIGTLTAFIAYATLFLSPVLQVSDLWNSYKTSQAAYDRIAEVLDLKPGPEGTVPLPPGGDGDIRFEHVSFSYDDRVILADFNGHFIRGINYLTGENGSGKSTVLKLLCRLYSPDSGRITINGMDLASVRSSDLQAYVSIVFSDSLIFDGTIHDNILVGKLAATREEVIMAAQKAGLEDLVRSLPAGLDTCVGENGHNVSSGEMQKIALARVLLRNSPVIVFDEFTRSIDEESRRSIYDVIRNLAGKTVIIVTHNAADIEPGATIVPMTNSA; translated from the coding sequence ATGGAAAAATCTGGCATGACCCCGGGCCGGGGATACGGGTATAACCGCTTCCTCCTTGCGATCTGTTCTGCCCGGCCGCTTGCCTATCTCGCAGTTGTCCTGCTCAGCATTTCAGGCACGCTCTTTGCCATCGTAAGCCCGCTCATCATGCGGTCGCTCATCGACGACGTGCTGATCGGGAAAAACTCTCTGCTTCTCCTCCCGCTGCTTGCAGCAATGGCGGGGGTTTTTCTTGTCTCTGCGCTCTCGAATTATCTCTCGGCCCGGGTAAAAGGCACGCTCTATATCGACCTGTACCGGATCTTCTCTTCCCGCATATTCTCCCACCTCCAGCGGGCTGACTATATGCTTGTGCGGAAATTCAGGACCGGCGACCTGCTCACCCGGGTAACCGGCAATATGACAACCATTGTCCAGACCGCAATCCGGACCCTCCCCCAGATCCTGGTCATCTGCATCGGCATCGTGCTGCCGCTTCTGATCATGCTCAGTATGGACGCGTTCCTTGCCGCGGTCGTGATCCTGCCCTCGGTCCTGTTCGTTTTCTCTTCAGCATATTTCGGCAAGCGGATGAAAGCCGCCCAGAGGCCGGTGCTGGACGCGGAGGCCGGCATCCAGTCGTACCTCAAGGAGATCCTGCCCACGGCTCCCCTGATCCGGGTCTTCGGCCTTGCCGGCTGGGCCGATGCCAATTACGACCGGCATTTCCAGGCCTTCAAGGATACCTCGGTTCCGGTCATCCGGCTCTCGTCCTTAAGCGCTGCCACAACCATGCTCATCTACAGCGTTCCCACGCTCCTCATCCTCTCCATCGGCAGCATCTCTGTTCTTGAAGGAACGATAACGATCGGCACCCTGACGGCATTCATCGCGTACGCCACCCTCTTCCTCTCGCCGGTCCTGCAGGTTTCGGATCTCTGGAACTCGTACAAGACATCCCAGGCCGCCTATGACCGCATTGCCGAGGTGCTTGACCTGAAACCCGGCCCGGAGGGAACCGTTCCCCTGCCCCCGGGCGGGGACGGGGATATCCGGTTCGAGCACGTCTCGTTCTCGTATGACGACCGGGTCATCCTTGCGGACTTCAACGGGCATTTCATCCGGGGAATCAATTACCTGACGGGCGAGAACGGGTCCGGGAAATCCACGGTCTTAAAACTCCTCTGCCGGCTCTATTCCCCGGACTCCGGCAGGATCACGATCAACGGGATGGATCTTGCCTCGGTCCGCAGCAGCGATCTCCAGGCGTACGTCTCGATCGTCTTCTCCGATTCCCTGATCTTCGACGGCACGATCCATGACAATATCCTGGTCGGGAAACTTGCTGCAACCCGGGAGGAGGTGATCATGGCTGCGCAGAAAGCCGGCCTTGAGGATCTCGTCCGATCTCTGCCTGCCGGCCTGGATACCTGCGTGGGGGAGAACGGCCACAACGTTTCCAGCGGGGAGATGCAGAAGATCGCCCTTGCCCGGGTCCTTCTCCGGAATTCGCCCGTCATCGTCTTCGATGAATTCACCCGGTCGATTGACGAGGAATCCCGGCGGTCCATCTATGATGTGATCCGGAACCTGGCAGGCAAGACCGTGATCATCGTGACCCACAATGCCGCCGATATCGAGCCGGGCGCAACCATCGTTCCCATGACAAACTCTGCCTGA